The sequence GCAGGCTTTTCACTTCCCATCCTTGCAGGGCGATGCCTGCCTCGAACTTTTCTTCCAGAAAGAAATCGTGACGTGCACGTTTATTGAGTGCGATGGTGCTGCTTTGCGGTTTTTTGTCGGGTTTTTTGGCCATGGGCGCGATTATAGAGAGTTGCGCTTTACAAACCTAACATTTGTCGCAAATTTGTTGCTGTTTTGTGTGGGGGGTAAATGCCGGTACAATTCAAACGCATTGGTTAAGGACACTACAGAATGTCGGACGATACGGGTTACTCAGAGCAGTCTACTTCCAATCGGGGAATGCATGGTTCATGGGCAAGCCGCTGGACGTTTGTACTGGCGGCAACCGGCTCTGCTGTGGGGCTGGGCAATATCTGGAAATTTCCCTATATCACCGGAGAAAATGGCGGTGGTGCTTTTGTGCTGGTATATCTGGGCTGTATTTTACTGGTTGGATTGCCGGTGATGATGGCTGAAGTAATGTTGGGTCGGCGTGGGCGACAAAGCCCGATCAATACCATGCGTATGATTACCAGTGAGGCGGGATTGCATGGTATCTGGAATGGCATAGGGTGGCTGGGTGTTGCCGCCGGACTGATGATTCTTTCATATTATTCGGTCATCGCTGGCTGGGCGCTGCATTACATTGGCGAGATGGCCCGTGGAGCTTTTCAGGGTGCGAGCGCTGCCAGCGCAGATTTGCAGTTTGGCCGGTTACTGGCAGATAGAGACACGCTGATATTCTGGCAAACGGTGTTTATGCTGCTCACGGTGGGTGTTGTGGCGGGAGGGGTGACCCGGGGGTTGGGGGTTGCTGTGCGAATCCTGATGCCGTTACTGTTTGTGTTGCTGGTAGTGTTGATGATATTTGCCTATCAGAAGGGTGATTTCGCCAGAGGGTTCAATTTTTTGTTCCGCTTTGATTTTGAAGCGCTGACTTTTAATGGCGTGCTTGAAGCGCTGGGGCATGCTTTTTTTACCCTCAGTCTGGGCATGGGGTCTATTATGGCTTACGGTGCCTACATGCCGAAGCATGCCAAAGTTGGCAGTACGGTGTTGACCGTTGGTATTGCTGATACCGTTGTTGCTCTGATGGCTGGTTTGGCTATATTCCCCATTGTGTTTGCGAACGCGGGCATGGAAGCAGCAGCAGGGCCGAGTCTGATGTTTGTCAGTTTGCCTGTTGTGTTTGGCAATATGACGGGAGGCTTGTTTTTCGGGACACTGTTTTTTGTTCTGGTCGGTGTTGCGGCCTGGAGTTCGGCTATCGCATTATTGGAGCCGGGTGTTGCCTATTTGATGGAGGCACGCGGCTTTCACCGAATTACTGCCAACCTGCTGCTTGGCGCTCTGGTCTGGGTGCTGGGGTTGGGAAGCCTGCTATCTTTTAATGAGTGGTCTGATAACAGGTTGGCCGGGTTCAATTTCTTTGAGTTTATGGATTTTCTGACAGCCAGCGTGATGCTGCCTTTGACGGGCCTTTTTATCGCGCTATTTGTGGGCTGGATGATGAAAAATGAACTTGTGCATGAGGAGTTGATTGATGAAAAGGGTTGGGTGCTTCTCGCGTGGCAGTGGGTGTTGCGCTATATTGCGCCACCGGCTGTATTGGTCATCCTTTGTCTGGGCGTATACAAGACTTTTTTCTGATGCTGACAACAATTAACCGCAGTGCTTTGGTGATGTTCCCGGCCGACAAAATGTTTGAACTGGTCAATGATATTGCAGCGTACCCGGATTACATGGACGGCTGTGTGGGTGCCGAGGTGCTGGAGCAGGGCGAGGCTTATATGGTGGCCCGCCTGGATCTGAAAAAAGGTGCGATTGCTCAGAGCTTTACGACTCGTAATAATCTGATTGCTCCGGGCAGTATCGGCATGAAGCTGGAAAGTGGGCCGTTCAAGCGACTTGAGGGTGAGTGGACGTTCAAGCCGCTTGCTGATAACGCTTGCAAAGTGTCGTTGGTGCTGGAGTTTGAAGGCAGGGGGTTGGCGACCAGCATTGCCTCGTCCAGTCTGTTCAGTAATGTGGCCAATAATATGGTTGACGCCATTTGCAAAAGAGCGGAAAAAATTTACCGATAACGCGATGAATGACAGTACCTCTACGAGTGACAATGCCGCTATGAATGACGAGAGCAAACCGGAACCGACAATGATAACTGTTGAGGTGGCCTATGCTTTGCCTCACCGCCAGAAAATTATTGCCTTGCAGGTGCCTGCAGGTACCACCGCGATGGAATCTGTAGTGCAGTCCGGTATTGTCGATGTATTCCCCGAGATCGATCTGGAGAGTGCAAAGATGGGCATCTTCGGCCAGGCGCTGGGTACTCGCGGCTTGAAGGAACCGAATGGATATGTGATGGAACCTCTGGACAGGGTTGAAATCTACCGCCCGTTAACGGCTGATCCGAAAGAAGTCAGGAAACGGCGGGCTGAAAAAGCGAAACAGGAGAAAGCATCTGACGATGCAAAAATGCCTGAGTTACCGCGATGATCAGATCAGGAGCTGCCTTTCGAGGCTGCGGGGGTCGTGGCGCCGGCAGGCACGAAGTCACCGCTGATGCGCTCCAACTGATCACCTGTGAAAAAAATGATCAATCGCTCTCGCACTTCCTTGCCTTGGTTATCCACCAGTGTGTAAACATAGTCCCAGCGATTCTGGTTGAAGGTATCGGCAATCAATGGCGTGCCCATAATGAAACGAACCTGAGCACGAGTCATGCCGGGGCGAAGTTTGTCAACCATGTCCTGTGTGATGATGTTGCCCTGTTGTACCACTACTTTGTGGGCGCCAGGAAATTTGAAATAACTACAGGCACTGACCATCGTGGTGAGTGTCAGGCAAATAACAATGCGTATGGCAAGGCGCATGATTGGGTTCCGGTTGACTGTGCGAACCGGGATAATACAGAATCCACCTACGACTGAGAAGGGGTTACTGATTTAATGAGTGATGAAAACGAAGAGTTACGTAATGCGGGGCTGAAAGTAACTGCGCCCAGATTGAAAATTTTACAGATTCTAGAGACCTCATCAGCGCGCCATATGAGTGCAGAAGACGTTTATCGGCATTTGGTTGAGGCCGGGGAAGATGTGGGTATTGCGACCGTCTACAGGGTGCTAACCCAGTTTGAGTCTGCGGGTCTGGTTGAGCGACACAATTTTGATAGCGGGCCAGCGGTGTATGAAATTGATCGCGGTGAGCACCATGATCACATGGTGTGCACAGAAACGGGTAAGGTCATTGAATTTCACAGTGACGAGATCGAGTCTCTTCAGGAAGAAGTGGCGGCCCAAAAAGGCTACGAAATTGTTGGTCACAGCTTGGTGCTGTATGTGAAACCCAAAGATTAACAGTTGTATTTTTACGATTATTCTTCAACCCATACTTTGCGAACAGGCTCACCAAAATCGTCGTAAATGGTTTTAAGTTTTGGTTGCGCCTTTTTACGAACGATTTTTTTGTCCGGGTGTTTCTTCTGTCGTTCGTTCAGCGCAGCCAGTACTTCCGGAATGGGGGTGCGCGGTTGCCTGGGTTGGTCAAATAGCTGGTGTATTGGGCGTTGAGCGCCATTGAAGTCCTCCCGACCACTGATGCCCCGGGGAATTTCCCTGATTTTGCCTCCCTCCGCCAGAAAATCATCAACCTGACTGTTCAGTTGTCTGCGGATATCCTGTTTCGAAGGTGGTTTTTTCATGGGTTGCTAAATAACAAAAAGAATCATCGGACAGTATAAAACAAAAAATCCGGCTTAAGCTGCCGAGTTGTGATGAATGGTTCGGTTTATGGCCCTAGAATGATTGCCAAACTGTTTCTACGTGTTCCGGGAGTGCAGAGTAGCGGCCAAGTTCAGCCCATTGCTGGCCAGGTTGGTGAAAGTCTGATCCGCAAGAGGCGAGCAGACCTTTCTGTTGGCATAGTCTGGCCATTTGGCGGGTAACGGCAGGTAGTTGTAGCCCGGAGCTGATTTCAAACCCCAGGCCGCCAACCTCAATGAAGTCATCACAAAGCTGCCCCAGCTTGGTATAGGTCAGTTTGTATTTTGCTGGATGAGCCAGTACGGCAATGCCGTTGGCCTCGCGAATCCAGTGTACGACATCGCGCAACGAGGGCCAGAGCTGTTTTACATCGCCGGCTTTTCCTGAGCCGAGATACTTTTTAAAAGCCAGCTTCAGGTCACTGACAGCGCCGGTGTCAACCAAGTGTTGGGCAAAATGAGGGCGACCGATAGTGCTGTTGCCAGCAATAGACGTTGCGCCTTCGAGCGTATTCGTAAAGCCGACTTTGGCGAGTTTTTCGGCGATTTTTTCAGCGCGTTTCAGGCGAATTTGTTGCTGATGGTTGACGGCTTCCAAAATCGCACTGCTGTTAAGATCGAAATTCAGGCCGACAATATGAACGTTGATGCCACGCCACTGTGTGGACAGCTCGATGCCGGTAATCAGTTGCAGGCGCTGATCATTGATGTCGAGCAGGTGGTAGGCTGCAGTGGTATCGTGGTCTGTAATAGCCAGGCAGTCGATGCCATTAGCTGCGGCGCGGGAAAGCAGTTCCTGCGGTGAGAGCTGGCCGTCGGAAGCGGTTGTATGGCAGTGCAGGTCATAGTGCATGGCGGCATTATACGTGTTTACTGTTCGAGAGGTTGTGTGGTGAATCGTTTGCTGGATAATGGTGATGGGTAAGCTCTTAAGGCCTGTACATCGGGGTGTCAGGCGAGTCATAAAAATCATTCGCAGTTGATAACGGAAACATCCACACAAAGCATGAATGTCCATCCGATTAATGACCAGCAGCGCCAGCAGGTAATTGAGGCCACTTACCTCTACCTTGATAAGGCAGAGCAGCTGTATGGCCGTAAGTTTGAACAGGTACCGGTGTTGTTTAATCTCAGGGGGCGGGCAGCGGGTATGTATGTCGTCTCGGGGCGGGGGTTAAGCATCCATCGAAAAATCCGTTATAACCCGTGGTTGTTTGGAAAATATTTTGAAGACAATCTTCGTGACACTGTGCCTCACGAGGTAGCGCATTACGTAACCGAGCAGTTGTATGGCAGAGGCAACGGGCGGTCGGGCTCCGGAGTTTTGCCGCATGGACAGGAGTGGCGGTCGGTGATGGCTGCGTTCGGCGCCGATGACAGTGTGACCTGTCAGTTCGATCTTTCCGGTATCCCCCGTCGTCGGCAGAAAACCGTCGATTATCGCTGTCATTGCCGGGAGCATCAGTTGGGTGTGCGACGGCACAATAAAGTCGAACGTGGTCTCGCCAGCTACCTGTGCCGTCACTGTGGTGAACGGCTGGTAAAGCAATGAACTGGCATGTCTATATTATTCGCGCCAGCGATGACTCGCTTTATACGGGTATTACAACGGATGTCGAGCGACGTTTTCAAGAACATCAGCAGGCGAGTAGCGGGATTAAGGGTGGTCGGGGAGCGAAGTTTTTTTATGGCAGGCAGCCGGTAGACATTGTTTATCAGGAGACAGGCCACGACAGGCGCAGTGCTTCACGGCGTGAGGCGGCTATAAAAAAAATGAGTCGCCAGCAAAAACAGCGTCTGGTTCTGGGCCAGAACGTACCGGGGAATGATGTCAGGTGACAGAGGGGTTCTGATGGCAGTGATTCACGAACATGATCGACAGCGTTTTGTAACAACGCTTGATGGTGGCGAGGAGGCTGTGCTCGAGTACCGTTTACTCAGCAGCAACAGAATTGATTTCTATCGCACCTATGTTCCGCCGGTCGGTCGTGGACAGGGACATGCGGAAGACCTGGTGAAAGTGGGGCTGGCCTGGGCGCGACAGCAGGGGATGGAGGTGGAGGCTTCCTGCTGGTATGTCAGAGCTCAGTTGTAAGTTTGTGATGTTCTTCTGAGTGCAGCGGCTGATGGTTTCTTATTCATACAGGCAGAGATAGCCGGTATCAACGTCAACTTTCAGGTGAAAGCTGTTGTTTGCTTCAATAACAAAACTTTCGCCTTCATTAAATGTTTGCCATTCGGTTGCGCCTGGCAACAGAACGGTTAATGCACCTGTGATCACTTTCATGGTTTCCCGTTTATTGGTGCCAAACTCATATTCGCCTGGCGCCATAACACCCAGAGTAGCGGGTGCTTTTGCGGTTTCGAAGCCAATGGAGGCAACATTGCCGCTGAAGTATTTATTGATAGTAAGCATAAAATATCCTTTTTAGAGGGCAGCTATATTACCTGCTGAAGGAGGGTTGTAAAATGGCTGTCCCCGGTTTTTTAAAAAACTGTGAATATGTTCTGAAATAAGCTAGCCGGGTGTCAGTGGTTTTCAGGTATACAGGTGGCGAATTGATCAATAACGGTATGACAGGTAAAAGAAACATTGAAGATTCTGAAAAGGCAAAGATTGTTGCTGAAACGGCAAAAATTCCCTGGACAGATTTACAGCGCTGGTTTGCCAGTGGCTCGGCTATTTATGTTGCCGGAGATCTTGACCTGATTGAAGTTGCCTGGCAGATGTCGCAGGACAATAAGCGGGCAGTGGCGCAATGGATGGAGTCGGGACAGGTAGGGCTGGTCAGTGACCAGCAGGCCGTCGACTGGCTGAAGGAGGATGCATTGCTCTGGGCTGCTGTGATCAAGCCATGGGTGCTCGTGCAGCTGGTGCCCGCAGAGCAATAATCGGTTACTGATTGCCTGCCTGCATTCTGGGGCGCCGCTGAATAATGACAAATGAATTCTGCGCGAGTCCGAAACGTTCAGCCCACAAAACGTTTCTCGCCGCTAATGGCCGTAGTCCTTTGCAAGCGTTTTCATTTCACCTGTTTTTGCCGGTCCGAATATTAAGAACCTGCACAGCTTATGCGAATAACCTGATTTGGTTCAGCATCAAGTGATAATGCCACCGCCCGGCGCGCCGCCGCCCATACCGCCACCTTGGCCAGGTACAACGATTTTTGATGCCTGTTCACGGCGCAATTGCTCAATTTCTCTGGCGGTGCGCTCGACAGCGGCTTCTGCTTCCGGCCCGAACTTTTCTGCTGCTTCACCGATACTGTTGGCATCCAGCTCAAAACTGATCGGTATTGCTCCCATGGGAGACATTACCTGGGTTGACCCGATATAGATAACTTCACGGCTGTTATCCTCTTCTCCGGTTGGTGTGACCGGTGTCAACTGGCGAATGGAGCCAATTCTCTGGTCGGTAAAAACATCTTCCCGATAGAGTTCGTCAGGGTTCATGCTGGTGTCTTGGGTTTGTTCATTCATGGTTGTATTCCCGATGGTTTTGCTGTTCAAGGACTGCTGACTTCTCTGTAGAGCCCTGAATTTCAAGAGCAGCACCCTAACAGATTTTTGGCTTATCGTCAGGGTCGTTTTCTGTGCAATCCAATGAGGTGGTGCTGGCAGCGTTGTTGTGGGGCTTTCAGGGTTTGGTTAGGAATTGTCAGAGTGCGAAGCAGGCGACACTCTGATTGCGATAGGCTTCAGCGACAACCATCATTATCAGGCGTATAAATTACCTTTCATTGATTGATCTGGTAAGGGTTAACCCTGGAGGGTAGGTCCGATGAAAAAACTGTACTGGCGCTGTCTTTCAGCTATGGGAGCAGGCCTTTCCATTGGTGGTGTCATGGCGATGCTGGTCTTGCCTGTCAATGTGGTTCCCAGCCTGCTTGCAGGTGTGGCTTTGGGCACAATAATGGCTGTATCGGAGCTTTCTATTGATGTCTAAAGCAGCAGCTGAATCGTAAACGCGGCAGAGTATAAAAAAGGCCACACCTTACATGCTGTGGCCTTTTTTGTTGCTCTGTTCGTTCTGAAATAACTTGCCAGGCGTGTGCTACCCGGTAAATTCTATCCGGCTGTGCATTGTCAGTGTGAGCAGCTGGGCCCGTGAATATGTCCGTGCTGGAGTTCTTCAGCCGTCGCTTCGCGCACATCTTCCACGGTTACAGAAAAGTTCAGTACTTTGCCGGCCAGAGGATGATTGCCATCAACGGTGACAGTCTCGTCAGAGACTGCGGTGATGACAACGGGGAGCGGGCCTTGATTGGTTTCCGCTTCAAAGCGCATACCGGGCTGCAGATCTTCAACGCCTTGAAAGGCGGAGCGAGGCGCTTCCTGAATGAGTTCCGGCTGAACTTCGCCATAACCTTCAGCTGGTTCAATGGCTACTTCCAGGCTGTCGCCAGCCGTTTTCCCTTCCAGGGCTTTTTCAAGGCCGGGGATTATGTTGCCATGACCATGCAGGTATTCCAGTGGCTCCTGGCCTTGCGATGAGTCGAGTTCGACGCCTTCACTGTCGGTGAGTGTGTAGTGAAACGATACGGCAGAATTAGCGGTAATAGTCATGGGGAGGTCCTGTGGAAAGTCTTGACGGGGTTAGTGTAATGGCGGATAGGCCCGGATAAGAGGTGTTTATTATGAGTGAACGTTGTGCCTTTGCCAAGTTTGTGACTGGACCTGGGTTGTGTCCGGTCTGGACAGTTTTGCTGACCAGATGATGATATCGGGTTCTGCAAGCTGATGGTTTGGCCTTGTCCTGATACTGGTTGCGAAGTCCTTACTTCGCCGTAGGGCTTTGAGTGACAGGGGGCGGGACTGGCTGCAGTGGGAGAAGTGACAGGTTTAGTGCTTTTAATAAAAAAACACTACAGGTTGTAGTGTTGGTCTGGTCAAAAGCACAATATGTTGTATATACTGGTTTTCGTGTTGCAGAGGCATACACGATTTACACAGGGTTGAAGGACAAGCAGGAACGTTGGGAAACACGAAGAATAAAGCCGGATTAAATCGAACAGCGCCTGTTTTGCCGCTAAGTAGAAACCAGGTAAGCAGTGCCGGGTATAAATAACCAGGCAGCAGCAACGAACAAAGCGTAATGGATAAATTGAGTAATTCGGGAGTATTGGTCACCGCTGTTCAGGTGAATGCTCCGGATGACGGTTTCCAGCTAATCAGCACCGACCAGCCTATAAACAGAACAACTTAAAAACAGGCAAGAACGCATACTATGTCTATTGAAGCATTGAAATCCACGTCAGAAGCACCAGCGATTGAAATCAAACTGCAAGCCGCCTCGGAAGATATCTGGGACAAGAAGTACCGTCTCAAGAATAAAGAGGGCAATCCGGTGGATGAAACCATCGATGCCACCTACCGCCGCGTCGCCAGAGCACTTGCGAATGTAGAGGATAAAGGCAAGCAGGATCACTGGTTCGAACGGTTTGTCTGGGCATTGCGCAATGGCGCCATACCTGCCGGGCGAATTATTTCCAACGCCGGTGCCCAGGAGCACAAACCTGCGACTTCCACCATTAACTGCAC is a genomic window of Pseudomonadales bacterium containing:
- a CDS encoding sodium-dependent transporter, with the translated sequence MHGSWASRWTFVLAATGSAVGLGNIWKFPYITGENGGGAFVLVYLGCILLVGLPVMMAEVMLGRRGRQSPINTMRMITSEAGLHGIWNGIGWLGVAAGLMILSYYSVIAGWALHYIGEMARGAFQGASAASADLQFGRLLADRDTLIFWQTVFMLLTVGVVAGGVTRGLGVAVRILMPLLFVLLVVLMIFAYQKGDFARGFNFLFRFDFEALTFNGVLEALGHAFFTLSLGMGSIMAYGAYMPKHAKVGSTVLTVGIADTVVALMAGLAIFPIVFANAGMEAAAGPSLMFVSLPVVFGNMTGGLFFGTLFFVLVGVAAWSSAIALLEPGVAYLMEARGFHRITANLLLGALVWVLGLGSLLSFNEWSDNRLAGFNFFEFMDFLTASVMLPLTGLFIALFVGWMMKNELVHEELIDEKGWVLLAWQWVLRYIAPPAVLVILCLGVYKTFF
- a CDS encoding type II toxin-antitoxin system RatA family toxin, which codes for MLTTINRSALVMFPADKMFELVNDIAAYPDYMDGCVGAEVLEQGEAYMVARLDLKKGAIAQSFTTRNNLIAPGSIGMKLESGPFKRLEGEWTFKPLADNACKVSLVLEFEGRGLATSIASSSLFSNVANNMVDAICKRAEKIYR
- a CDS encoding RnfH family protein, producing MITVEVAYALPHRQKIIALQVPAGTTAMESVVQSGIVDVFPEIDLESAKMGIFGQALGTRGLKEPNGYVMEPLDRVEIYRPLTADPKEVRKRRAEKAKQEKASDDAKMPELPR
- a CDS encoding outer membrane protein assembly factor BamE, which translates into the protein MRLAIRIVICLTLTTMVSACSYFKFPGAHKVVVQQGNIITQDMVDKLRPGMTRAQVRFIMGTPLIADTFNQNRWDYVYTLVDNQGKEVRERLIIFFTGDQLERISGDFVPAGATTPAASKGSS
- the fur gene encoding ferric iron uptake transcriptional regulator — encoded protein: MSDENEELRNAGLKVTAPRLKILQILETSSARHMSAEDVYRHLVEAGEDVGIATVYRVLTQFESAGLVERHNFDSGPAVYEIDRGEHHDHMVCTETGKVIEFHSDEIESLQEEVAAQKGYEIVGHSLVLYVKPKD
- a CDS encoding PHP domain-containing protein; its protein translation is MHYDLHCHTTASDGQLSPQELLSRAAANGIDCLAITDHDTTAAYHLLDINDQRLQLITGIELSTQWRGINVHIVGLNFDLNSSAILEAVNHQQQIRLKRAEKIAEKLAKVGFTNTLEGATSIAGNSTIGRPHFAQHLVDTGAVSDLKLAFKKYLGSGKAGDVKQLWPSLRDVVHWIREANGIAVLAHPAKYKLTYTKLGQLCDDFIEVGGLGFEISSGLQLPAVTRQMARLCQQKGLLASCGSDFHQPGQQWAELGRYSALPEHVETVWQSF
- a CDS encoding SprT-like domain-containing protein, with protein sequence MNVHPINDQQRQQVIEATYLYLDKAEQLYGRKFEQVPVLFNLRGRAAGMYVVSGRGLSIHRKIRYNPWLFGKYFEDNLRDTVPHEVAHYVTEQLYGRGNGRSGSGVLPHGQEWRSVMAAFGADDSVTCQFDLSGIPRRRQKTVDYRCHCREHQLGVRRHNKVERGLASYLCRHCGERLVKQ
- a CDS encoding GIY-YIG nuclease family protein, with the translated sequence MNWHVYIIRASDDSLYTGITTDVERRFQEHQQASSGIKGGRGAKFFYGRQPVDIVYQETGHDRRSASRREAAIKKMSRQQKQRLVLGQNVPGNDVR
- a CDS encoding N-acetyltransferase; its protein translation is MSGDRGVLMAVIHEHDRQRFVTTLDGGEEAVLEYRLLSSNRIDFYRTYVPPVGRGQGHAEDLVKVGLAWARQQGMEVEASCWYVRAQL
- a CDS encoding pyrimidine/purine nucleoside phosphorylase, with product MLTINKYFSGNVASIGFETAKAPATLGVMAPGEYEFGTNKRETMKVITGALTVLLPGATEWQTFNEGESFVIEANNSFHLKVDVDTGYLCLYE
- a CDS encoding DUF2288 domain-containing protein gives rise to the protein MTGKRNIEDSEKAKIVAETAKIPWTDLQRWFASGSAIYVAGDLDLIEVAWQMSQDNKRAVAQWMESGQVGLVSDQQAVDWLKEDALLWAAVIKPWVLVQLVPAEQ
- the slyD gene encoding peptidylprolyl isomerase, whose product is MTITANSAVSFHYTLTDSEGVELDSSQGQEPLEYLHGHGNIIPGLEKALEGKTAGDSLEVAIEPAEGYGEVQPELIQEAPRSAFQGVEDLQPGMRFEAETNQGPLPVVITAVSDETVTVDGNHPLAGKVLNFSVTVEDVREATAEELQHGHIHGPSCSH